The Medicago truncatula cultivar Jemalong A17 chromosome 4, MtrunA17r5.0-ANR, whole genome shotgun sequence genome includes a region encoding these proteins:
- the LOC120575839 gene encoding tRNA(adenine(34)) deaminase, chloroplastic isoform X4, which translates to MYNAYFSSTVYGVSCKESFRLSFDGYSNLRYERFDRTSSNCSSCLGCCDFCALSTYRVPVKPCLLNGLRQSTFLQLSATRRFIFRGENLYCSRVPYGLVRGSCELKCSTNERNICNTSRRSRIKERCVCSASQKGREREDFPSFASDESELVLSFLSEEADKDATCTKSKNVSSSNRAEAKKKTNNLSRERHFNLCEKTKTKKKGNLKQHEVSSIDLRRECEINDTEKEAFAKDENCKKQRDMSSCSSYYTLSSGDFESDMEVQHNMGLEEFSLGYEEDEANRVEGNVKEEFNRQRVDQKKVHDISNKEKIVLGADIDWNIRKKSEKLLTEGTFQETDTTRDHQYMHRKGSISQKQVHSEEDNSSFVEHLDKKTNKAYIQTGNRRKNQSSYAQESGRDEIETTLLSGKRFSGSEENLEISNSSKKTSDKHEKFVGSTSTTGTESLKSKKTFGGKEGSLGISETRLQERGDKHKNFIGSNSTTTEDVIERSSQNYIGNFKIEDSERTSDTRMKNMGEKKNSILSSAQGVELQHRKGEKTIAHDKDRRKSQLFSEESQVHGSHVEDTSIPMSKTSVKNQEEISYLSSHERDTRLQTDRRRTQSVQHSKGYEHFSTSSEGFDSDEKQVSSSQITYEKMRLMPKSKSASAVKTRESSSQTEERIFEFANDHQRSRNPSSQTGRVSAHVEQPAGFESPDIYLEVSESGSSALYGNSGRSPAMFSRSHSQYESDKSYSEPSIFMTPEDVLGSANRLEESSKQFVDEFVERVRHEVTTSERQQEIEVAGTMLASDVEDNQINSSRQQGTQNDSQSKSHESSHSTGFLGAKGISDEMWDVKEPSVGHGLSSEEPEINNETAKPIVKRTGRSMWGMLSDIVQLRWSSHAGSSTSSGRSGDRNSPNKSDSETWHSGQEREETGKSVLPQAMTSDKSKPGTHYTQSEGDVSDTKILKDKGKHIEVGSSFPNKLESGSTSKGTPYAGKEFSSRTENEKDLKVTTSGLKKMQSPNPLSVRGQPIAVEIVNIGGSDISRSESVMPIKEPVAPVKTEMSGSDRKDGELKQRKFQRKGQVSRDRFDDWEETYNVELEQRRTDELFMKEALLEARKAGDTWEVPVGAVLVQHGKIIARGCNLVEELRDSTAHAEMVCIREASKHLNSWRLSETTLYVTLEPCAMCAGAILQARIDTVVWGAPNKLLGADGSWVRLFPDGGESVSEARDIPPAPVHPFHPKIKIRRGVLATECADVMQQFFQLRRRKKKEDPLPITTHHPSKLLNKIQDIFHKKKVKKRKTTTP; encoded by the exons ATGTACAAcgcatatttttcttcaaccgTATATGGTGTCAGCTGCAAAGAATCATTCCGTTTATCTTTCGATGGCTACTCAAACCTACGGTATGAAAGATTTGACAGAACCTCGTCAAACTGTTCGTCGTGCCTTGGTTGTTGTGACTTTTGTGCTCTCTCCACCTATAGAGTACCCGTAAAGCCTTGTCTTCTAAATGGGTTGAGGCAGTCCACTTTCCTTCAGTTGTCAGCAACCAGGAGGTTTATTTTCAGAGGTGAAAACCTTTACTGTTCTCGGGTTCCTTATGGTCTTGTTAGAGGCTCTTGTGAGCTTAAGTGCTCTACCAATGAAAGAAATATTTGCAATACAAGTAGAAGAAGTAGAATAAAGGAAAGATGTGTTTGCTCAGCCTCACAGAAagggagagaaagagaagattTCCCTTCATTTGCTTCTGATGAATCTGAATTAGTTCTCAGCTTTTTGAGTGAGGAAGCAGATAAAGATGCTACATGTACCAAATCGAAGAATGTGTCTTCATCCAACAGAGCGGAAGCCAAAAAGAAGACAAATAATTTGAGTAGAGAGAGACATTTCAATTTGTgtgagaaaacaaaaacaaagaaaaagggaaatttGAAGCAACACGAAGTATCCTCCATAGACTTGAGAAGAGAATGCGAAATAAATGACACTGAAAAGGAAGCCTTTGCAAAAGATGAAAACTGTAAGAAACAGAGAGATATGTCTAGCTGTTCATCTTATTACACGCTCTCGTCCGGAGATTTCGAGAGTGACATGGAAGTGCAGCATAATATGGGTTTGGAAGAATTTTCACTGGGATATGAGGAGGATGAAGCAAACCGCGTGGAGGGAAACGTAAAAGAAGAATTCAACAGGCAAAGAGTTGACCAAAAGAAGGTGCACGACATTtcaaataaagaaaagattgtACTTGGTGCAGATATTGATTGGAATATAAGAAAAAAGTCCGAAAAATTGCTGACTGAGGGAACCTTCCAGGAAACTGATACCACAAGAGACCACCAATATATGCATCGAAAAGG TTCTATTTCACAGAAGCAAGTCCACAGTGAGGAAGATAATTCATCTTTTGTAGAACATTTGGATAAGAAAACAAACAAGGCATACATTCAAACAGGAAACAGAAGAAAGAATCAATCTTCATATGCACAAGAGTCTGGTCGTGATGAAATTGAGACAACTTTATTATCAGGAAAAAGATTCAGTGGCAGTGAAGAGAACCTTGAAATATCCAACTCATCTAAGAAAACAAGTGATAAACATGAAAAGTTTGTTGGTTCTACTTCTACCACCGGAACGGAAAGtttgaaatcaaagaaaacatttgGTGGCAAGGAAGGGAGTCTTGGGATATCAGAAACACGTTTGCAGGAAAGAGGcgataaacataaaaattttaTTGGTTCTAATTCTACCACAACAGAGGATGTAATAGAGAGAAGCTCCCAAAATTATATaggaaattttaaaattgaagacTCTGAAAGGACCTCTGATACTAGGATGAAGAACATGGGAGAGAAAAAGAATTCGATTTTGAGTTCTGCTCAGGGAGTGGAGTTGCAACACCGTAAAGGAGAGAAGACCATTGCACATGATAAAGACAGAAGAAAATCCCAACTGTTTTCTGAAGAATCACAAGTTCATGGGAGTCATGTAGAAGATACATCTATCCCGATGTCTAAAACTAGTGTGAAGAACCAAGAAGAAATATCATACTTAAGTTCACATGAAAGGGATACACGACTCCAAACTGATAGGAGGAGAACTCAGAGTGTCCAACATAGCAAAGGATATGAACATTTCAGCACTTCATCGGAAGGCTTTGACAGTGATGAAAAGCAAGTTTCAAGTTCTCAAATAACTTATGAGAAGATGAGACTTATGCCAAAAAGTAAATCGGCATCAGCTGTTAAAACTAGAGAAAGTTCTTCCCAAACTGAAGAAAGGATTTTTGAATTTGCTAATGACCACCAAAGATCTAGGAACCCTTCTTCCCAAACGGGTAGAGTTTCAGCTCATGTTGAACAACCTGCTGGGTTTGAAAGCCCTGATATCTACCTTGAAGTTTCAGAGAGTGGCTCTTCTGCTTTGTATGGCAATTCGGGAAGAAGTCCTGCTATGTTTTCAAGATCGCATTCCCAATATGAAAGTGATAAGTCATATAGTGAACCTTCTATTTTCATGACTCCAGAGGATGTGCTTGGTTCAGCTAATCGTTTAGAGGAATCATCAAAACAGTTTGTTGATGAGTTTGTGGAGAGGGTCAGGCATGAAGTCACAACTTCAGAAAGACAACAGGAGATAGAAGTTGCTGGAACAATGTTGGCCTCTGATGTTGAGGATAATCAGATTAACAGTTCAAGGCAACAAGGCACTCAAAATGACTCTCAGTCAAAGAGTCATGAGTCCAGCCATTCCACTGGGTTTCTGGGCGCCAAAGGGATTTCTGATGAAATGTGGGATGTAAAAGAACCATCTGTTGGGCATGGTCTATCATCTGAAGAACCAGAGATCAACAATGAAACTGCAAAACCAATTGTCAAAAGAACAGGAAGGTCCATGTGGGGTATGCTTTCTGATATTGTTCAATTACGTTGGAGTTCACATGCTGGTTCCTCCACTTCTTCTGGGAGATCAGGTGACAGAAACTCACCAAACAAATCTGACAGTGAGACATGGCATTCTGGGCAGGAGCGTGAGGAAACTGGTAAAAGTGTGCTACCACAAGCCATGACTTCTGATAAATCAAAACCAGGTACTCATTATACCCAAAGTGAGGGAGATGTGTCGGACACTAAAATATTGAAGGACAAAGGAAAACATATTGAAGTTGGATCATCTTTTCCAAATAAATTGGAAAGTGGATCAACATCAAAAGGCACCCCATATGCTGGAAAGGAATTTTCTAGTCGaactgaaaatgaaaaagatttgAAAGTCACTACTTCTGgcttaaaaaaaatgcagtCACCAAATCCATTATCTGTTAGAGGGCAACCTATTGCAGTAGAAATTGTAAATATCGGTGGATCTGACATTTCCAGATCTGAATCAGTGATGCCGATAAAAGAACCTGTTGCTCCAGTGAAGACTGAAATGTCTGGCTCAGACAGAAAGGATGGAGAGTTGAAACAACGGAAGTTTCAGCGGAAAGGTCAGGTTTCAAGAGATAGGTTCGATGACTGGGAAGAAACCTATAATGTTGAACTTGAGCAGCGACGAACTGATGAATTGTTCATGAAGGAAGCACTTTTAGAAGCCAGAAAGGCCGGTGATACTTGGGAGGTCCCTGTTGGTGCTGTTCTTGTGCAGCATGGAAAAATTATTGCAAGAGGATGCAACTT AGTAGAAGAGTTACGGGACTCCACAGCTCACGCAGAGATGGTCTGTATACGAGAAGCTTCAAAACATCTCAACTCATGGAGACTATCA GAAACTACACTTTATGTAACGCTTGAACCCTGTGCAATGTGCGCTGGTGCCATTCTTCAGGCAAGAATAGATACTGTTGTGTGGGGAGCTCCCAATAAGCTTCTTGGAGCTGACGGCAGCTGGGTTAG GCTTTTTCCTGATGGAGGAGAAAGTGTCTCAGAAGCAAGAGATATACCTCCTGCACCAGTTCACCCGTTCCATccgaaaataaaaataagaagagGAGTATTGGCGACAGAGTGCGCAGATGTAATGCAGCAATTCTTTCAATTGAGAAGgcggaagaagaaagaagatcCACTTCCTATTACTACCCACCATCCTTCCAAATTACTCAATAAGATACAAGACATCTTTCAT aagaaaaaagtaaagaaaaggaaaacaacTACTCCCTAG
- the LOC120575839 gene encoding tRNA(adenine(34)) deaminase, chloroplastic isoform X1: MYNAYFSSTVYGVSCKESFRLSFDGYSNLRYERFDRTSSNCSSCLGCCDFCALSTYRVPVKPCLLNGLRQSTFLQLSATRRFIFRGENLYCSRVPYGLVRGSCELKCSTNERNICNTSRRSRIKERCVCSASQKGREREDFPSFASDESELVLSFLSEEADKDATCTKSKNVSSSNRAEAKKKTNNLSRERHFNLCEKTKTKKKGNLKQHEVSSIDLRRECEINDTEKEAFAKDENCKKQRDMSSCSSYYTLSSGDFESDMEVQHNMGLEEFSLGYEEDEANRVEGNVKEEFNRQRVDQKKVHDISNKEKIVLGADIDWNIRKKSEKLLTEGTFQETDTTRDHQYMHRKGSTMHESGYGKASISQKQVHSEEDNSSFVEHLDKKTNKAYIQTGNRRKNQSSYAQESGRDEIETTLLSGKRFSGSEENLEISNSSKKTSDKHEKFVGSTSTTGTESLKSKKTFGGKEGSLGISETRLQERGDKHKNFIGSNSTTTEDVIERSSQNYIGNFKIEDSERTSDTRMKNMGEKKNSILSSAQGVELQHRKGEKTIAHDKDRRKSQLFSEESQVHGSHVEDTSIPMSKTSVKNQEEISYLSSHERDTRLQTDRRRTQSVQHSKGYEHFSTSSEGFDSDEKQVSSSQITYEKMRLMPKSKSASAVKTRESSSQTEERIFEFANDHQRSRNPSSQTGRVSAHVEQPAGFESPDIYLEVSESGSSALYGNSGRSPAMFSRSHSQYESDKSYSEPSIFMTPEDVLGSANRLEESSKQFVDEFVERVRHEVTTSERQQEIEVAGTMLASDVEDNQINSSRQQGTQNDSQSKSHESSHSTGFLGAKGISDEMWDVKEPSVGHGLSSEEPEINNETAKPIVKRTGRSMWGMLSDIVQLRWSSHAGSSTSSGRSGDRNSPNKSDSETWHSGQEREETGKSVLPQAMTSDKSKPGTHYTQSEGDVSDTKILKDKGKHIEVGSSFPNKLESGSTSKGTPYAGKEFSSRTENEKDLKVTTSGLKKMQSPNPLSVRGQPIAVEIVNIGGSDISRSESVMPIKEPVAPVKTEMSGSDRKDGELKQRKFQRKGQVSRDRFDDWEETYNVELEQRRTDELFMKEALLEARKAGDTWEVPVGAVLVQHGKIIARGCNLVEELRDSTAHAEMVCIREASKHLNSWRLSETTLYVTLEPCAMCAGAILQARIDTVVWGAPNKLLGADGSWVRLFPDGGESVSEARDIPPAPVHPFHPKIKIRRGVLATECADVMQQFFQLRRRKKKEDPLPITTHHPSKLLNKIQDIFHKKKVKKRKTTTP; encoded by the exons ATGTACAAcgcatatttttcttcaaccgTATATGGTGTCAGCTGCAAAGAATCATTCCGTTTATCTTTCGATGGCTACTCAAACCTACGGTATGAAAGATTTGACAGAACCTCGTCAAACTGTTCGTCGTGCCTTGGTTGTTGTGACTTTTGTGCTCTCTCCACCTATAGAGTACCCGTAAAGCCTTGTCTTCTAAATGGGTTGAGGCAGTCCACTTTCCTTCAGTTGTCAGCAACCAGGAGGTTTATTTTCAGAGGTGAAAACCTTTACTGTTCTCGGGTTCCTTATGGTCTTGTTAGAGGCTCTTGTGAGCTTAAGTGCTCTACCAATGAAAGAAATATTTGCAATACAAGTAGAAGAAGTAGAATAAAGGAAAGATGTGTTTGCTCAGCCTCACAGAAagggagagaaagagaagattTCCCTTCATTTGCTTCTGATGAATCTGAATTAGTTCTCAGCTTTTTGAGTGAGGAAGCAGATAAAGATGCTACATGTACCAAATCGAAGAATGTGTCTTCATCCAACAGAGCGGAAGCCAAAAAGAAGACAAATAATTTGAGTAGAGAGAGACATTTCAATTTGTgtgagaaaacaaaaacaaagaaaaagggaaatttGAAGCAACACGAAGTATCCTCCATAGACTTGAGAAGAGAATGCGAAATAAATGACACTGAAAAGGAAGCCTTTGCAAAAGATGAAAACTGTAAGAAACAGAGAGATATGTCTAGCTGTTCATCTTATTACACGCTCTCGTCCGGAGATTTCGAGAGTGACATGGAAGTGCAGCATAATATGGGTTTGGAAGAATTTTCACTGGGATATGAGGAGGATGAAGCAAACCGCGTGGAGGGAAACGTAAAAGAAGAATTCAACAGGCAAAGAGTTGACCAAAAGAAGGTGCACGACATTtcaaataaagaaaagattgtACTTGGTGCAGATATTGATTGGAATATAAGAAAAAAGTCCGAAAAATTGCTGACTGAGGGAACCTTCCAGGAAACTGATACCACAAGAGACCACCAATATATGCATCGAAAAGGATCTACAATGCATGAATCTGGTTATGGAAAAGCTTCTATTTCACAGAAGCAAGTCCACAGTGAGGAAGATAATTCATCTTTTGTAGAACATTTGGATAAGAAAACAAACAAGGCATACATTCAAACAGGAAACAGAAGAAAGAATCAATCTTCATATGCACAAGAGTCTGGTCGTGATGAAATTGAGACAACTTTATTATCAGGAAAAAGATTCAGTGGCAGTGAAGAGAACCTTGAAATATCCAACTCATCTAAGAAAACAAGTGATAAACATGAAAAGTTTGTTGGTTCTACTTCTACCACCGGAACGGAAAGtttgaaatcaaagaaaacatttgGTGGCAAGGAAGGGAGTCTTGGGATATCAGAAACACGTTTGCAGGAAAGAGGcgataaacataaaaattttaTTGGTTCTAATTCTACCACAACAGAGGATGTAATAGAGAGAAGCTCCCAAAATTATATaggaaattttaaaattgaagacTCTGAAAGGACCTCTGATACTAGGATGAAGAACATGGGAGAGAAAAAGAATTCGATTTTGAGTTCTGCTCAGGGAGTGGAGTTGCAACACCGTAAAGGAGAGAAGACCATTGCACATGATAAAGACAGAAGAAAATCCCAACTGTTTTCTGAAGAATCACAAGTTCATGGGAGTCATGTAGAAGATACATCTATCCCGATGTCTAAAACTAGTGTGAAGAACCAAGAAGAAATATCATACTTAAGTTCACATGAAAGGGATACACGACTCCAAACTGATAGGAGGAGAACTCAGAGTGTCCAACATAGCAAAGGATATGAACATTTCAGCACTTCATCGGAAGGCTTTGACAGTGATGAAAAGCAAGTTTCAAGTTCTCAAATAACTTATGAGAAGATGAGACTTATGCCAAAAAGTAAATCGGCATCAGCTGTTAAAACTAGAGAAAGTTCTTCCCAAACTGAAGAAAGGATTTTTGAATTTGCTAATGACCACCAAAGATCTAGGAACCCTTCTTCCCAAACGGGTAGAGTTTCAGCTCATGTTGAACAACCTGCTGGGTTTGAAAGCCCTGATATCTACCTTGAAGTTTCAGAGAGTGGCTCTTCTGCTTTGTATGGCAATTCGGGAAGAAGTCCTGCTATGTTTTCAAGATCGCATTCCCAATATGAAAGTGATAAGTCATATAGTGAACCTTCTATTTTCATGACTCCAGAGGATGTGCTTGGTTCAGCTAATCGTTTAGAGGAATCATCAAAACAGTTTGTTGATGAGTTTGTGGAGAGGGTCAGGCATGAAGTCACAACTTCAGAAAGACAACAGGAGATAGAAGTTGCTGGAACAATGTTGGCCTCTGATGTTGAGGATAATCAGATTAACAGTTCAAGGCAACAAGGCACTCAAAATGACTCTCAGTCAAAGAGTCATGAGTCCAGCCATTCCACTGGGTTTCTGGGCGCCAAAGGGATTTCTGATGAAATGTGGGATGTAAAAGAACCATCTGTTGGGCATGGTCTATCATCTGAAGAACCAGAGATCAACAATGAAACTGCAAAACCAATTGTCAAAAGAACAGGAAGGTCCATGTGGGGTATGCTTTCTGATATTGTTCAATTACGTTGGAGTTCACATGCTGGTTCCTCCACTTCTTCTGGGAGATCAGGTGACAGAAACTCACCAAACAAATCTGACAGTGAGACATGGCATTCTGGGCAGGAGCGTGAGGAAACTGGTAAAAGTGTGCTACCACAAGCCATGACTTCTGATAAATCAAAACCAGGTACTCATTATACCCAAAGTGAGGGAGATGTGTCGGACACTAAAATATTGAAGGACAAAGGAAAACATATTGAAGTTGGATCATCTTTTCCAAATAAATTGGAAAGTGGATCAACATCAAAAGGCACCCCATATGCTGGAAAGGAATTTTCTAGTCGaactgaaaatgaaaaagatttgAAAGTCACTACTTCTGgcttaaaaaaaatgcagtCACCAAATCCATTATCTGTTAGAGGGCAACCTATTGCAGTAGAAATTGTAAATATCGGTGGATCTGACATTTCCAGATCTGAATCAGTGATGCCGATAAAAGAACCTGTTGCTCCAGTGAAGACTGAAATGTCTGGCTCAGACAGAAAGGATGGAGAGTTGAAACAACGGAAGTTTCAGCGGAAAGGTCAGGTTTCAAGAGATAGGTTCGATGACTGGGAAGAAACCTATAATGTTGAACTTGAGCAGCGACGAACTGATGAATTGTTCATGAAGGAAGCACTTTTAGAAGCCAGAAAGGCCGGTGATACTTGGGAGGTCCCTGTTGGTGCTGTTCTTGTGCAGCATGGAAAAATTATTGCAAGAGGATGCAACTT AGTAGAAGAGTTACGGGACTCCACAGCTCACGCAGAGATGGTCTGTATACGAGAAGCTTCAAAACATCTCAACTCATGGAGACTATCA GAAACTACACTTTATGTAACGCTTGAACCCTGTGCAATGTGCGCTGGTGCCATTCTTCAGGCAAGAATAGATACTGTTGTGTGGGGAGCTCCCAATAAGCTTCTTGGAGCTGACGGCAGCTGGGTTAG GCTTTTTCCTGATGGAGGAGAAAGTGTCTCAGAAGCAAGAGATATACCTCCTGCACCAGTTCACCCGTTCCATccgaaaataaaaataagaagagGAGTATTGGCGACAGAGTGCGCAGATGTAATGCAGCAATTCTTTCAATTGAGAAGgcggaagaagaaagaagatcCACTTCCTATTACTACCCACCATCCTTCCAAATTACTCAATAAGATACAAGACATCTTTCAT aagaaaaaagtaaagaaaaggaaaacaacTACTCCCTAG